The following are from one region of the Methanoculleus caldifontis genome:
- a CDS encoding CBS domain-containing protein, translating into MDLSPIQKDILITLITLYHQSSHSIKGEEIAEVLKRNPGTVRNQMQALKALSLVDGVPGPKGGYSPTARAYKELNLGDLESQFEVPIFRDGEKVKGVRVVELDFTTLCHPDLCQAMVRIIGSVKLFRVGDRVTIGPTPVNKLVVRGEIYGMDENQQALLFSVSEMISLPKKPIKHYMTSPLLTLPLDATLRDAVRLFTVHRIHGAPVIEDGSLAGIVTLSDIARGLDEGLTLDAPAARVMTTDVVEAPSSIRLYELVGRFKEREIGRVIVVEDGKPVGIVTQTDIIRVFPSL; encoded by the coding sequence ATGGATCTTTCCCCGATTCAGAAGGATATCCTGATAACCCTGATTACCTTATATCATCAGTCTTCCCACTCTATAAAAGGTGAGGAGATCGCGGAGGTGCTGAAGCGCAACCCGGGCACCGTCCGTAACCAGATGCAGGCATTGAAGGCGCTCAGCCTTGTCGACGGCGTCCCCGGTCCCAAGGGCGGCTACAGCCCGACCGCACGCGCGTACAAGGAGCTGAACCTCGGGGATCTCGAAAGCCAGTTTGAAGTGCCGATCTTCCGCGACGGGGAGAAGGTGAAGGGCGTCCGGGTCGTGGAGCTCGATTTCACCACCCTCTGCCACCCTGACCTCTGCCAGGCGATGGTCCGGATCATCGGGAGCGTGAAACTCTTCAGGGTGGGCGACAGGGTCACGATCGGGCCGACGCCGGTGAACAAACTCGTCGTCCGGGGCGAGATCTACGGGATGGACGAGAACCAGCAGGCGCTCCTCTTCAGCGTCTCGGAGATGATATCGCTCCCGAAGAAGCCGATCAAGCACTATATGACCTCGCCCCTCCTGACCCTGCCCTTGGACGCCACGCTCCGGGATGCGGTACGGCTCTTTACCGTGCACCGAATCCACGGGGCGCCGGTGATCGAGGACGGCAGCCTTGCAGGTATCGTGACGCTGAGCGATATCGCCCGCGGCCTCGACGAGGGGCTGACGCTCGATGCGCCTGCGGCACGGGTCATGACGACGGATGTGGTGGAGGCGCCGTCGTCGATCCGGCTCTATGAACTCGTGGGCCGGTTCAAGGAACGGGAGATCGGGAGGGTGATTGTGGTCGAGGACGGGAAGCCCGTCGGGATCGTTACCCAGACCGATATAATTCGGGTCTTTCCCTCACTTTAA
- a CDS encoding NOG1 family protein, giving the protein MEFETIPTVPTADEVLDRSFRRAAAKKKLKTNVDRANEEFVRAVGSAIHDKLKSVVSSFPSFERLPPFYQEVTDILLSLDRMKKSLGAVTWAADQVKVIGSGYARNIRYADDTDRSRKQAVARIASIVHQVGDDLLFLNEARNILRKLPHVTEEDFTVVVAGFPNVGKSSFIRLVSTAEPEIASYPFTTKGIIVGHRDIAKRERIQLIDTPGVLERPADERNPIERQAVSAIINTADVVLFILDASEHCGYSLDEQLRLLDEVRGLVDVPVVTVVNKADIRGIEGYPAMSTLTGDGVEAVLDLLLTFRVAAATQTNLREPPQPESQQ; this is encoded by the coding sequence GTGGAATTTGAAACCATACCGACCGTTCCGACGGCAGACGAAGTGCTCGACCGGAGTTTTCGCAGGGCAGCAGCCAAGAAGAAACTGAAGACCAACGTCGACAGGGCAAATGAAGAGTTCGTGAGAGCGGTCGGAAGCGCCATCCACGACAAGCTGAAGAGCGTGGTCAGCTCGTTCCCGAGCTTCGAGCGCCTTCCCCCCTTCTACCAGGAGGTGACCGATATCCTCCTCTCGCTCGACCGGATGAAGAAGTCCCTCGGCGCCGTCACCTGGGCGGCCGACCAGGTCAAGGTCATCGGCTCGGGCTACGCCCGGAACATCCGGTACGCCGATGACACCGATCGGTCCCGGAAACAGGCCGTCGCCCGGATCGCCTCGATCGTTCACCAGGTGGGAGACGACCTCCTCTTCCTCAATGAGGCCAGGAACATCCTCCGGAAACTCCCGCACGTGACCGAGGAAGACTTCACCGTGGTGGTGGCGGGGTTCCCGAACGTGGGGAAATCGTCGTTCATCAGGCTCGTCTCGACGGCCGAGCCCGAGATCGCCTCCTACCCGTTCACGACGAAGGGGATCATCGTCGGCCACCGGGATATCGCCAAACGCGAGCGTATCCAGCTCATCGACACCCCCGGCGTCCTCGAGCGGCCCGCGGACGAGCGGAACCCCATCGAGCGGCAGGCGGTCAGCGCCATCATCAACACGGCCGACGTCGTCCTTTTCATCCTGGACGCAAGCGAGCACTGCGGTTACTCGCTCGATGAGCAACTGCGGCTCCTCGACGAGGTCCGCGGGCTCGTCGACGTGCCGGTGGTGACGGTCGTCAACAAAGCGGATATCCGGGGGATCGAAGGTTATCCGGCGATGTCCACGCTCACCGGCGACGGGGTGGAGGCGGTCCTCGACCTCCTCCTCACGTTCAGAGTGGCGGCAGCCACCCAAACGAACCTGCGAGAGCCGCCCCAACCAGAAAGCCAGCAATAA